CCCTTTCAGGGCTGGCCGAACCATTTGCACGACTCCCCAGGGCTTCACCCTGGGCTGTTGGCTGGTCGTCCCTTTGGGACTTTTCGGAAATTCTTTTTCTTGAAAACTATATAAGAAAAGCCGCGTAGCGTTCCTTATCCTTCACCGAGAATAAGGAAGGCTGCGCCGCTTCTTTCCCAGCAGGCAAGGATGCCTGCGCTTCCAGGATGGAAATGGTCACTTATGCCTTTCATCCGTCTCGACTCTGCCGAGCTAAAACCAAATGCCTTGCTCAAAAACGCCGCCTCGCCCGAGGCGCGTGAAGCGCATGCGGTGCGGCAGGCGGCGATGGAGTTCGAGGCCATGTTGCTCAAACAACTCACGGCGGCGCTGAATTCCTCTGAAGAAGACGAGGACAGTTTGTTTAGCAGCAACGAGGGCGGCTTTTACAAACAGATGTTCAGCGAACAGTTGGCGACGGCGATGGCGCGCAATGGCGGCGTGGGGCTGGCCGATGTCTTGGTGCAACGCTTAGGCGGGAAAGCCGCTGCCGTCGCCGAATCACATAGCACGCAACGCGCTGTTGAGACGGCTCGACTGTTGCGCGAGAACAATGCGGCTGAAAGACCGGCGGTGGCGACACCGGTATCTGTGGGGGTCTGTCTGCCACCGGCCACTGAACCAGCGGCAACGCCCACCAACCAGGCCGCTGCGCAATCAGTTGCCCACCTTCCAACTCAAACCACTTTGCGCGAGTTGCCTGCCGCACTTCGTGGCGTCGCGTCCCCGCACCTTGCTCCGAGTGCGGTGAGCGCGCCACCAGCGGCGGCAGCCAATCTCGCGCGTAACGCGACGGCGTCAGCGGCTCCGGTCGCCGTCGCGTTGCGCATCCCATTACACGGGCGCATCAGTTCCAATTTCGGCGTGCGCCATGACCCGCTGCACGGCGGCGTGCGGCGGCACGGCGGCGTTGACATCGCGGCCCCGCCAGGCACACCGATTGCCGCTGCGGCGGGGGGAACAGTGGTCTTCGCCGGGCGGCGCGGCGGCTATGGCAACCTGGTTGAGATTGAACACGCCGACGGCCAGCGCACCCGCTATGCCCACGCCGCGCGCCTGTTGGTGCAGGCCGGCGACGAGGTAAAACCAGGACAAACCATTGCCACCGTTGGTTCAACCGGGCGCTCGACCGGGCCGCATCTGCACTTTGAAGTCAACAAAGATGGTGCGCACGTAGACCCCTTACAAGCTGTGGCTAAAGATTCCAAACGTTCTCGCCGATAAGAAGCCGTAGGTTGCCTCTCCGCTCCCGTGAGCAAGGTTGAGGCGTCGAGGCATAACGGATCGTCATTGTGAGGAGTTTGCGAAATGAACCGAATTAACTTGAACGGCGGTGGCGAAGTCGAAGCGCGGCGCACGGGGCGATTGGAAACAGAGCGCTTGCCCGAAAACAGCACGGCAACACCCGCGAGCACAGGTGCGCCCACGGCGGCGGATTCGATCAGCGTTTCGGGACGCGCGGCAGAGCTTGGCGAACTGACCAATAAGACGTTGCAGTTGCCGGATGTACGGGCGGGGCGCGTCGAACAATTGCGCGCCCAAGTGCAAGGCGGAAATTACCAACCTGCCGCTGGCGACATCGCGGATGCCTTGCTGAAAGACACGCAGGATGGAACCACAGCGGTCTAATGAATGTTTGAAGTGCTGCGCCAAGGCGCAGCGTTGCAGGCGCACAACAAGATGCTCGACCAGTTAATCCAAAACGCGGCGCAGTTGATGCACGAACAGGCGGCGGCCTATCGGCGGCTCAATGCGGCTTGCTTGCAGTTGTGCGGCGCGTTGGTCGGCGGCCAGCCCGAAAAGATTGATTCTCTGACGCGCGCGGGCGCAGGCGAATTGCTCAAGATGCGCGTGCGGCTGGTGGAATTGATGGCGGCGCTTTCGGCCTTTGCTGACCGTCACGTGGGCAACGAAGGTCAGCCCGCGCTGAGCAATGAAACGCGTGTCGCCTTTCGCGCGGCGTCCAATGAATTGCTGAGTGCGGCCCGCGCGTTTCAACGTACACAGGCGCGCGCCGCCGCTGTCGCCAACAATGGCGCGACCTTCACCGCGAGTTGCATCGAATTGTCAGGGGTGCCGCCCCTCACCTACCGTGCGCCGTATGCGCGGCGCGGGGAGGTCAAATCATGGGCGTAAACTTTTCCTCGTTTGAAATCGGGCGGCGGGCGTTGCGCGCCAGTCAACTCGGCGTCACGATCACCGGGCAGAACATCGCCAACGTCAACACGCAAGGTTACACGCGCCAACAGGTGCAATTGCCGCCCATCGGCACCAACTTGCAACCGGGCGGCAGCGATCTTGGCCCGGATGGCGTGCGCGCCTTACGCGACAATTTCGTCGAGGCCCGTTTGAATGCCGAGACCGGCCTGAATGGCCGCTTGACCGCGCGCCGCGATGCGCTGGCGCCGGTGGACGCGGTCTTTAACGACTCCAACACGAGTGGCGGCATTCAAGCCGCGCTCACCAACTTTTTCGGCGCCTTCCGCGATTTAGAAGCGCAACCGACCTCCGTGCCGCTGCGCGCGCTGGTCGGGGCCAAGGCCGAAACGTTGGCCGATTCCTTTCAAGTTACGCGCGCGCGTTTGGCCGATATTCGTTCGAGCACTGACGCAGCCTATGGCCAGGGCGTTGACCAGGTGAACACCCTGACGCAACAGGTCGCCGACCTCAATAACAAGATTTCCATCGCGGAAAACATTGGCGAACAGTCCAGCGGGTTGCGCGATCAACGCGGCGAACTGGTGCGCCAGTTGGCCGAATTGACCGGCGGACGCGCCACCGAAGCGGGCAGCCTCGTGACCTTTCAACTGGCCGATGGCAAATCGCTGGTAGTCGGCACGCAAGCCTTCGCCTTGGGCACGACGAGCACGCCGCCCAATGGCTTGACGCAAGCGACGCTGGATGGCGTGCCCGCCAATTTTGCCAGCGGCAAGCTGCGCGGTTACCAGGACGCGCTGGGCGAGATCAACGGACAGATTGCCAGCCTCGATGACTTGTCGGCTTCTGTGGCCGACCGCGTCAACACTTTGCATACCTCTGGTACCGACCTGGACGGCAACCCGGGCACGGCAGTTTTTTTGGCGCAGGGCGGCGGCCCCGTCACGGCTGCGAATATCCAATTCAACACCGCACTGAAAGACGATCCGCGCAAGATCGTCACTGCCGCCAACGGCGCAGGCACCGGCGACGCCACGGTGGCGCGCGCGCTGGCGGGCTTGTTGCAAGACAATACTTCGGTAGTCGGCACGAAAACCGGCTCCTTCGAATCGTTTTATGCGGGGTTGGTGACGAGCGCCGGGCAAGGCGTTCATGCCGCCGAGGATGCGCTTTCGACGCAACAACTGATTTTGGCGCAGGCCCAGGCCCAGCGCGATTCGGTGTCGGGCGTCTCGCTCGACGAAGAAGCGGTCAACTTGTTGCAATACCAGAAGGCTTACGAGGCAGCGGCCCACTTTTTGAAAGTCGCCGACGAGATGACCCAGATCGTTTTATCGCTGGCGCAGTAATTGGAATGCGGAATGCGGAATTGACGCTGGGACAGTACCGCGCGCGTGAGCAAGCGGCGTGTCAAGCTTGCCCTCTTGGCTCCACTGCCAACCTGCCGCTTGCTCACGCGCGCGGCACCGTCCCAGCTTGCAGTTTTCCCGTACACCGAAGTGAAAACCGATCTAAGTGCGAAGGAAAGATGTCCGCTTTCCCCAATCCCAGGTATCCAAGATGACTTTTCGTGTCACAGATGGTTTCAGCAACGCCCGCCTCGTCGCGCAGATCACGGCGGGCCGGCAACGTATCGCCACCGCGCAGGAACGCATTGCCAGCGGCAAGCGCATCAATCGTCCGTCGGATGACCCGGTCGGCGCGGGCACGGTGGTGCGGCTGCGCAGTTCGGAAACGGCCCTCGCGCAGTTTCAACGCAATGCCGGCACGGCCAGCGATACGTTGCTGGCCGCCGATAGCGCGCTGGAAAGTTACGAGACGACGCTCGACCGGGCGCGCGCCTTGCTCACACAGGGCGGCTCGGACAACACCAGCGCCGAAGGCAAAAAGGACATCGCCGCCGAACTCGATCATCTGTTCGCGCAAACGCTCGGCCTGGCGAATCAAAAATTCGGCGACCGCTTCCTGTTCGGCGGCACGCGGCAAGATGTGCCGCCTTACGATAACAACGCCGTCCCGGCGGCCACGCCCGCGACACAACAACTGCTGCAACTCGACCCGGATGGCGCGCCCATCGCGATTGGAGTGACAGCGGAAGCGGCGTTTGCGGATGCCACCGGCTCGATTTTTACGGAGCTGAAAAATGCGGCGACGGCCTTGCGCGGCACGGGCAATCCGGCGGCGGATAAAACCGCCGTCCTGACCAGCCTGGACCGGCTCACCGTACTGGCCGAACAGGCCCGCACCGCGCACGCGCTGGTCGGCAACGGCCTGGAACGTGTGCAGGCGACCACTGATCAACTTGCGCAGCGTTCGATTGTGCTGGCGCAAGCCGCCGACCACACCGAAGGCGCAGACTTTGCCGAGTCCGCGTTGGAATTGACATCGTCGCAGCAAGCGCTGGACGCCATTTTGCAAACCCGGGCAGTCACCAATCGCCGCACCTTGCTCGATCTGCTGGGTTGATCTTTCCCAGAAGTATTGCCACAGAGGCACAGAGGCACAGAGCAATTTGGTTCACGACCGTAATTGTCTTTTTCTCTCTGTCTTCTTTTCTCTCTGTCTCTGTGTCTCTGTGCCTCTGTGGCAAAGCCTGCTTCATTTGTTTGACCTACGAAAGTTATGCCAAAGGTTCGCATTCAAAGCACGGACATCGAATATACCGAGAGCGATGTCATCACCTTCGAGGAAGGCTTGATCGGATTGCCGCAAT
This genomic interval from Acidobacteriota bacterium contains the following:
- a CDS encoding peptidoglycan DD-metalloendopeptidase family protein; amino-acid sequence: MARNGGVGLADVLVQRLGGKAAAVAESHSTQRAVETARLLRENNAAERPAVATPVSVGVCLPPATEPAATPTNQAAAQSVAHLPTQTTLRELPAALRGVASPHLAPSAVSAPPAAAANLARNATASAAPVAVALRIPLHGRISSNFGVRHDPLHGGVRRHGGVDIAAPPGTPIAAAAGGTVVFAGRRGGYGNLVEIEHADGQRTRYAHAARLLVQAGDEVKPGQTIATVGSTGRSTGPHLHFEVNKDGAHVDPLQAVAKDSKRSRR
- the flgM gene encoding flagellar biosynthesis anti-sigma factor FlgM, whose protein sequence is MNRINLNGGGEVEARRTGRLETERLPENSTATPASTGAPTAADSISVSGRAAELGELTNKTLQLPDVRAGRVEQLRAQVQGGNYQPAAGDIADALLKDTQDGTTAV
- the flgK gene encoding flagellar hook-associated protein FlgK, producing the protein MGVNFSSFEIGRRALRASQLGVTITGQNIANVNTQGYTRQQVQLPPIGTNLQPGGSDLGPDGVRALRDNFVEARLNAETGLNGRLTARRDALAPVDAVFNDSNTSGGIQAALTNFFGAFRDLEAQPTSVPLRALVGAKAETLADSFQVTRARLADIRSSTDAAYGQGVDQVNTLTQQVADLNNKISIAENIGEQSSGLRDQRGELVRQLAELTGGRATEAGSLVTFQLADGKSLVVGTQAFALGTTSTPPNGLTQATLDGVPANFASGKLRGYQDALGEINGQIASLDDLSASVADRVNTLHTSGTDLDGNPGTAVFLAQGGGPVTAANIQFNTALKDDPRKIVTAANGAGTGDATVARALAGLLQDNTSVVGTKTGSFESFYAGLVTSAGQGVHAAEDALSTQQLILAQAQAQRDSVSGVSLDEEAVNLLQYQKAYEAAAHFLKVADEMTQIVLSLAQ